A genome region from Nitrospira sp. includes the following:
- the typA gene encoding translational GTPase TypA: MNSSAPSSTTSGLHAPQGRRTNIRNIAIIAHVDHGKTTLVDAVLRQTHVHRKIDDMGERIMDSMDQERERGITIRAKNASVTYKGVKINIVDTPGHADFGGEVERTLRMVDGVLILVDAKEGPMPQTTFVLRKALALGHKAIVVINKIDRPDAVIDDVVNRTFDLFVHLGATDEQLDFPIVYTSAIKGVATLDLKQPGTEISPLLETILDKIPGPAINAEAPFQLLVLALAQDSYKGKMGIGKIQSGAIARRQNVVTLTKDGGQVPGKISDLAVFSGLERTDVETAEAGEIVALSGLEEVNIGDTIADPANPVALPRVTIDEPTVQMTFSVNNSPFAGRDGKYLTSRHLRERLFKELETNVSLRVQETDSADRFLVAGRGELHLGVLIEQMRREGYELQISQPEVILHREGDTVTEPFEELTIQVPSEYQGPVIEEIGKRRGELRHMKLVHSEGTASEMHIEYHIPTRGIIGLKNILLAKTRGTIILHHVFSGYAPADEKALLVAPHGSLVAFEAGTSTAYALFMTQERGELFIGASVEVYQGMVVGQNSRDEDLDVNVCKQKQLSNMRAAGTDEALVLTPPREMSLEFAMEYIGQDELVEVTPKYLRLRKRLLNPDDRRKAKKSSK, encoded by the coding sequence ATGAACAGCTCAGCGCCCTCATCCACCACATCAGGTCTGCACGCGCCGCAAGGTCGTCGGACCAACATCCGCAACATTGCCATCATCGCGCACGTCGACCATGGAAAAACGACGCTCGTCGACGCCGTGCTGCGCCAGACCCACGTCCATCGCAAAATCGATGACATGGGTGAGCGCATCATGGACTCAATGGATCAGGAGCGCGAGCGTGGCATCACAATTCGAGCCAAGAATGCCAGCGTGACCTATAAAGGCGTGAAGATCAACATCGTCGACACGCCGGGCCACGCAGACTTCGGCGGCGAAGTGGAACGGACGCTTCGCATGGTGGATGGCGTGTTGATCCTCGTCGACGCCAAAGAAGGCCCGATGCCGCAGACCACGTTTGTCCTGCGGAAAGCGTTGGCCCTCGGACATAAAGCCATCGTCGTCATCAACAAGATCGATCGCCCCGATGCCGTCATCGATGATGTCGTCAATCGCACCTTCGATCTCTTCGTGCACCTGGGCGCCACCGACGAACAGCTGGACTTCCCTATCGTCTACACCTCCGCCATCAAGGGCGTGGCCACCCTCGATCTCAAGCAGCCAGGAACGGAGATCTCTCCGCTCCTGGAAACGATTCTCGACAAGATCCCGGGACCGGCGATCAACGCGGAGGCCCCCTTCCAGCTCCTCGTGCTGGCCCTCGCTCAGGACTCCTACAAAGGGAAAATGGGCATCGGGAAAATTCAATCCGGCGCCATTGCTCGCCGCCAAAACGTGGTGACTCTTACCAAGGACGGCGGTCAGGTTCCGGGGAAGATTTCCGACCTTGCCGTATTCTCGGGCCTTGAACGTACCGATGTCGAAACGGCTGAAGCGGGAGAAATTGTGGCCCTCTCCGGACTCGAAGAGGTGAACATCGGCGATACCATTGCCGATCCGGCGAATCCCGTCGCGCTCCCGCGCGTGACGATCGACGAACCGACAGTGCAGATGACGTTCTCGGTCAACAACAGCCCGTTCGCCGGTCGAGACGGGAAATACCTTACCTCGCGCCACCTGCGCGAACGGCTGTTCAAGGAGCTGGAAACCAACGTCTCCTTGCGTGTGCAGGAAACTGATAGCGCTGACCGGTTCCTCGTAGCCGGCCGCGGCGAACTCCATCTCGGAGTGCTCATTGAGCAAATGCGTCGCGAAGGGTATGAGCTACAGATCTCGCAGCCTGAGGTCATTCTGCACCGGGAAGGCGATACGGTCACGGAACCGTTTGAAGAGCTGACCATTCAGGTGCCCTCTGAATATCAAGGTCCGGTAATTGAAGAAATCGGGAAACGACGAGGCGAGCTTCGCCACATGAAGCTTGTGCATTCCGAAGGCACGGCCAGCGAAATGCATATCGAATACCATATCCCGACACGCGGCATTATCGGCCTGAAAAACATCCTGCTGGCGAAGACGCGCGGCACCATCATTCTGCACCACGTGTTTTCCGGGTATGCCCCAGCGGATGAAAAGGCGCTCCTCGTAGCACCTCACGGGTCATTGGTGGCCTTCGAAGCCGGAACCAGCACGGCCTACGCCCTGTTCATGACGCAAGAACGCGGCGAGTTATTTATCGGGGCATCGGTCGAAGTCTACCAGGGCATGGTCGTCGGCCAGAACAGCCGCGACGAGGACCTGGACGTGAATGTGTGCAAGCAGAAGCAACTGAGCAACATGCGCGCAGCCGGCACGGACGAGGCCTTGGTGCTGACACCGCCACGCGAGATGTCGCTGGAATTCGCCATGGAATACATCGGCCAGGACGAGTTGGTTGAAGTGACGCCGAAGTATCTCCGCCTCCGCAAGCGGCTCCTGAATCCGGACGACCGCCGGAAAGCGAAGAAAAGCTCCAAGTAA
- a CDS encoding redoxin domain-containing protein, which yields MSDVAAEIKVGDTAPDFTLKDQDQKDVKLSEFRGKSNVVLAFYPLDWSPVCQGENKCLTDDFPKFQSAHAELFGVSCDSFFSHKAWADSLDLKHRLLSDFNREVVKKYGLYFEPLNCGKRATVIIDKNGKVAYVKVQEIKVAREDKDILAALAKLS from the coding sequence ATGAGTGATGTGGCTGCAGAAATTAAGGTCGGCGATACCGCGCCGGATTTCACATTAAAGGATCAGGACCAGAAGGACGTGAAGTTGAGCGAGTTCAGAGGGAAGAGCAATGTCGTCCTCGCGTTCTACCCGCTCGACTGGAGCCCGGTCTGTCAGGGCGAGAACAAGTGCCTGACCGATGACTTCCCGAAGTTTCAAAGCGCGCACGCCGAACTGTTCGGCGTCAGCTGCGACAGCTTCTTCTCTCACAAGGCCTGGGCGGATTCGCTGGACCTCAAACACCGCCTCCTCTCCGACTTCAACCGCGAAGTCGTGAAGAAGTACGGACTGTATTTTGAACCGCTGAACTGCGGGAAGCGCGCCACGGTCATCATCGACAAGAACGGCAAAGTTGCCTACGTCAAAGTTCAAGAAATCAAGGTCGCGCGGGAAGATAAGGACATTCTCGCCGCCCTCGCAAAACTGAGCTAA
- a CDS encoding thioredoxin family protein, with protein sequence MTGTVQDVRDENYKEFTESSGAVVAYGLATCEPCKQYDPILEETAAKFPTIKIGKAKMHVPGRCREIKKAHTFETYPTTHFFAEGKLLLTREGVVEPAELAALISDHLLK encoded by the coding sequence ATGACCGGCACGGTCCAAGACGTTCGAGACGAGAACTATAAGGAATTCACCGAGAGTTCAGGGGCGGTGGTAGCCTATGGCCTCGCCACCTGCGAGCCCTGCAAGCAATACGATCCCATTCTGGAAGAAACCGCGGCGAAGTTTCCCACCATTAAGATCGGCAAGGCCAAGATGCACGTGCCAGGCCGATGCCGCGAGATCAAGAAAGCCCATACGTTTGAGACCTATCCCACCACGCACTTCTTTGCGGAGGGCAAACTGCTGCTGACTCGTGAAGGCGTGGTTGAACCGGCCGAATTGGCGGCTTTAATCTCCGACCATTTGCTGAAGTAA
- a CDS encoding SUMF1/EgtB/PvdO family nonheme iron enzyme, with translation MPSISRVAEPPAKLIGTRQDTPMVLIPAGEFAMGSDRGQEDEQPVHRVSVKPFYLDIYEITVSRYSEFLAAQKPETPFKWNEATAGPHEQKPVAGVNWYDARDYCRWVGKRLPTEAEWEIAARGNEGRIYPWGSVHPTKAHANAGQTRWQGYDALSNVGRYELGKTPDGVYDLAGNLWEWVADLYDPTYYQFSARDNPKGPSAGPLRALRGGAWNNDSTTIRSANRAGYAPDTRRNDVGFRCARDGQAMEGR, from the coding sequence ATGCCGTCCATCTCTCGCGTTGCCGAGCCACCCGCCAAGCTGATCGGCACCCGCCAGGATACGCCGATGGTACTTATTCCTGCCGGCGAATTCGCCATGGGCAGCGACCGCGGTCAAGAGGATGAACAGCCGGTCCACCGCGTTTCAGTCAAACCCTTTTATCTCGATATCTATGAAATCACAGTCTCCCGGTACAGCGAGTTCCTGGCCGCCCAGAAACCGGAGACGCCGTTCAAGTGGAATGAGGCCACCGCCGGCCCTCACGAACAGAAGCCTGTGGCCGGCGTTAATTGGTACGATGCGCGTGACTATTGCCGATGGGTCGGGAAACGATTGCCGACAGAAGCGGAATGGGAAATTGCCGCTCGCGGCAACGAGGGACGTATCTACCCGTGGGGCAGTGTGCACCCGACCAAGGCTCATGCCAATGCAGGGCAAACCAGATGGCAAGGATATGACGCCCTCAGCAATGTCGGACGTTATGAATTGGGAAAAACACCGGATGGCGTCTACGACTTAGCCGGGAATCTCTGGGAATGGGTCGCCGATCTGTACGATCCCACCTACTATCAATTCAGTGCGCGCGACAACCCAAAGGGGCCTTCGGCGGGACCACTCAGAGCCTTGCGTGGAGGCGCATGGAACAATGATTCCACGACCATCCGGTCGGCGAATCGCGCAGGTTATGCGCCGGATACCCGCCGGAACGATGTCGGATTTCGCTGCGCAAGGGATGGACAGGCGATGGAAGGTCGTTAG
- a CDS encoding OmpA family protein translates to MRINPSPDLQEHSSTLTIGITDLMTSLAVIFILLFSAYVTKVSETEPQANVPAPIPAPDRKVARITTDDMKGLLRDHFQRFDLSLDADPADPNVVRIVVPEALLNFEFGKGALSSVADRFLADAMPTYAALLCGAMRDRIDSLVIEGHTDDRGTDIYNLKLSQERSLNVMVKGLEVIQDSAPWAYHCFHEKTSASGRGRQDPIMDEARVLDRDRSRRVVFKIRLRSADQVADANHAMRLREEPSFSSRLF, encoded by the coding sequence ATGCGTATCAACCCCTCGCCGGACCTACAGGAGCACTCGTCGACGCTCACGATCGGAATTACGGATTTGATGACCTCACTCGCGGTCATCTTCATTCTGCTGTTCAGCGCCTATGTCACCAAAGTGTCCGAAACGGAACCACAGGCGAACGTGCCGGCACCCATCCCGGCGCCGGATCGGAAGGTGGCCCGGATAACGACGGATGATATGAAGGGGCTGCTACGGGATCATTTCCAACGATTTGACCTGTCGCTGGATGCCGATCCTGCGGATCCCAATGTGGTCCGAATCGTCGTGCCGGAGGCGTTGCTGAATTTTGAGTTCGGCAAGGGCGCGCTCTCGTCGGTGGCGGACCGCTTTCTCGCGGATGCGATGCCAACCTATGCGGCGTTGCTCTGCGGTGCCATGCGGGATCGCATCGATTCACTGGTGATCGAAGGGCATACCGATGATCGCGGGACAGATATCTACAACTTGAAATTGAGTCAGGAGCGTTCGCTGAATGTGATGGTGAAGGGACTCGAGGTGATTCAGGATTCGGCGCCCTGGGCCTATCACTGTTTTCACGAAAAGACGTCTGCCAGCGGGCGAGGGCGGCAAGATCCCATCATGGATGAGGCTCGTGTCCTTGATCGAGACAGAAGTCGTCGAGTGGTGTTTAAGATTCGCCTGAGGTCCGCAGACCAGGTGGCAGACGCCAATCACGCCATGCGGCTTCGTGAAGAGCCAAGCTTCAGCTCGCGCCTGTTCTAA
- a CDS encoding 6-carboxytetrahydropterin synthase: MASVLLNKRIEFCASHRYHKPEWDAAKNRATFGACNNDPGHGHNYMLEVTVAGEVDPQTGMVVNLFDLKRVLLQVLEEFDHKHLNLDLPYFEHQIPTSENIARVLWDKLQVQRDIGTLQRLSLYEDEDLCADLTAEAGLEVASVTRRYSFTAVHDGHRGHTWDLFVSVHGPIDRETGMVTDIVALDRLLKERVLVPFDGRDLRIVLATPFVTGEYLAKAVWDRIASSIPAGTLQLVKLVQTRDVSYEYAG; the protein is encoded by the coding sequence ATGGCGTCTGTGCTCCTGAATAAACGCATAGAGTTCTGCGCCTCTCACCGGTACCACAAGCCGGAGTGGGACGCAGCGAAGAACCGCGCCACATTCGGCGCCTGTAATAACGATCCCGGGCATGGTCATAACTACATGTTGGAAGTGACGGTGGCCGGGGAGGTCGATCCGCAAACCGGTATGGTCGTGAACCTCTTCGATCTGAAGCGGGTCTTGCTGCAGGTTCTGGAAGAGTTTGATCACAAACACCTGAATTTGGATCTCCCCTATTTCGAACACCAAATCCCAACCTCAGAAAACATCGCGCGAGTCCTCTGGGACAAACTTCAGGTGCAGCGGGATATCGGCACCCTTCAACGGCTCTCTCTGTACGAGGATGAGGACCTGTGCGCTGATCTCACTGCGGAAGCAGGCCTGGAGGTGGCCTCAGTGACCAGGCGGTATTCGTTTACCGCTGTGCATGACGGCCATCGCGGACATACCTGGGACTTGTTCGTCTCAGTGCATGGACCGATTGATCGTGAGACCGGCATGGTCACGGATATTGTCGCGTTGGATCGCCTTCTGAAAGAGCGCGTCCTGGTACCGTTCGACGGGCGGGATCTACGCATTGTGTTGGCGACCCCTTTTGTGACCGGTGAATATCTGGCCAAGGCGGTCTGGGATCGTATTGCCTCGTCCATTCCAGCGGGGACTCTTCAACTCGTCAAGCTTGTCCAAACTCGCGACGTCTCCTACGAATACGCCGGCTAA
- a CDS encoding DUF3501 family protein has product MKTLTLQDLIPHDEYERQREPYRQTIIELKRRRRISLGEKITMVFENRETVRFQIQEMIRVERIFDPQKVQEELDVYNALLPAPGELSATLLIELTDPDTMKHWLDLFMGLDHGQKVGLRAGGDVVYGEFEGGHSHETKISAVHFVRFRPTPAMVTAIADQAARVALTVHHAGYDAEAEVPWVTRQEWLADLRQ; this is encoded by the coding sequence ATGAAAACACTCACACTGCAGGACCTGATTCCTCACGACGAGTACGAGCGGCAGCGCGAGCCGTATCGTCAGACCATCATTGAGCTCAAACGGCGTCGGCGGATCAGTCTTGGCGAGAAGATCACGATGGTTTTTGAGAATCGGGAGACCGTGCGGTTCCAAATTCAGGAAATGATTCGCGTCGAGCGGATCTTCGATCCACAGAAGGTCCAGGAGGAATTGGATGTTTACAATGCCCTCCTCCCGGCCCCTGGTGAGTTGAGCGCGACGCTCCTGATCGAACTCACGGACCCGGACACGATGAAGCACTGGCTGGATCTATTTATGGGCTTGGATCACGGCCAGAAAGTCGGTCTCCGGGCCGGAGGAGACGTCGTCTACGGCGAGTTCGAGGGCGGCCATAGCCATGAAACGAAAATCAGCGCGGTTCATTTCGTCCGCTTTCGTCCGACACCTGCGATGGTCACGGCCATCGCCGATCAGGCTGCGCGAGTCGCGTTGACAGTGCATCATGCCGGGTATGACGCCGAAGCCGAGGTGCCGTGGGTGACGCGACAGGAATGGCTTGCAGACTTACGGCAATAA
- a CDS encoding heterodisulfide reductase-related iron-sulfur binding cluster: MTQLTLINPIDPKDLEKDTLRIYDVCDGCRRCFNLCPSFNTLLDRIDEYASDVTKFTAADHHRVVDECYYCKLCFNHCPYTPPHHYGIDFPLLMAVWKKRLAIERGTRWRDWFLTRTDLLGRLNSAFAPLVNWGLGQRWVRSVMQTVLGVHRDRQVLRYQRETFVRWWARRSSSRKATASKKAALFAGCLVNYQATDVGKATVQVLEKNGVDVALPDQSCCGMPSFDIGDTAAMVAAAERTIASLKSWVDQGYDVVIPTPSCSLMVKREYLSLVAGDDAKRVAEHTYDISEYLMKMKREGGLAMDFTQKPGRVAYQVPCHLRDQNIGFKSKELMECAGAKVEVIEKCSGHDGSWSAKVEFFPLSMTIAQKAVRVVEQTPADLVASDCPLAGLQLNQAGAAAHVGGRAAQHPIQIVRDAYGLPRDPRAS; encoded by the coding sequence ATGACACAGCTCACCCTGATCAACCCGATCGACCCGAAGGACCTGGAGAAGGATACCCTGCGGATCTATGACGTATGCGACGGCTGCCGCCGCTGCTTCAATCTCTGTCCCTCCTTCAATACGCTGCTGGATCGAATTGATGAATACGCGAGTGACGTGACCAAGTTCACGGCGGCTGATCATCATCGCGTCGTCGACGAATGTTATTACTGCAAGCTCTGTTTCAACCATTGCCCGTATACGCCGCCCCATCACTACGGCATCGACTTTCCGCTCCTGATGGCAGTGTGGAAAAAGCGGCTGGCTATCGAGCGTGGGACCCGGTGGCGGGATTGGTTCCTCACGCGAACTGACCTGCTGGGACGACTGAACAGCGCCTTCGCGCCGCTGGTCAATTGGGGGTTGGGGCAGCGGTGGGTGCGAAGCGTCATGCAGACCGTATTAGGTGTCCACCGTGACCGGCAGGTGTTGCGCTATCAGCGTGAAACATTCGTGCGTTGGTGGGCGCGCCGGTCTTCGTCCAGGAAGGCGACGGCCAGCAAGAAGGCCGCTCTGTTTGCCGGGTGCCTGGTGAACTATCAAGCGACCGATGTGGGCAAAGCGACCGTGCAGGTGCTCGAAAAAAACGGGGTAGACGTCGCACTGCCGGACCAGTCCTGTTGCGGTATGCCATCGTTCGATATCGGCGATACGGCGGCAATGGTGGCCGCGGCAGAGCGCACGATCGCATCGCTGAAATCATGGGTGGATCAGGGCTATGATGTCGTCATTCCCACCCCCAGTTGTAGTCTCATGGTGAAGCGGGAATATCTGAGTTTGGTGGCCGGAGACGATGCGAAACGAGTGGCCGAGCATACGTATGACATCAGCGAGTACCTCATGAAGATGAAGCGTGAGGGCGGCTTGGCCATGGATTTCACGCAGAAACCTGGGCGGGTGGCGTATCAGGTACCGTGTCACCTGCGGGATCAAAATATCGGCTTCAAATCGAAGGAACTCATGGAATGTGCCGGGGCGAAGGTTGAGGTCATAGAAAAATGTTCCGGGCATGACGGGTCGTGGTCGGCCAAGGTCGAGTTTTTCCCCCTCTCCATGACGATTGCACAAAAAGCCGTGCGTGTGGTCGAGCAGACGCCGGCTGATCTGGTGGCGTCCGATTGTCCACTGGCGGGACTTCAGTTGAATCAGGCCGGTGCCGCGGCCCATGTGGGTGGGAGAGCTGCACAGCATCCCATTCAGATTGTCCGCGATGCCTATGGATTACCACGAGACCCGCGTGCCTCCTAA
- a CDS encoding rubrerythrin family protein: MGNSLKGTKSHENLKHAFAGESQANRRYLYFARRADIEGYPDVGGLFRDTSEAETGHAFGHLDFLKEVGDPATGVPIGNTEANLKSAIEGETYEYTQMYPGMAKTARDEGFSELAEWFETLAKAERSHANRFTKGLDSLKQG, encoded by the coding sequence ATGGGAAACAGTTTGAAGGGCACAAAGAGTCATGAGAATCTCAAACACGCGTTTGCCGGGGAATCACAAGCCAACCGGCGCTATCTCTATTTCGCGCGTCGCGCCGACATTGAAGGCTATCCGGATGTGGGCGGGTTGTTTCGCGACACGTCTGAAGCCGAAACGGGCCACGCGTTTGGCCACCTGGATTTCCTGAAAGAAGTCGGGGACCCAGCCACTGGTGTGCCGATCGGGAACACCGAAGCCAATCTGAAGTCTGCGATCGAAGGGGAAACGTACGAATATACGCAGATGTATCCGGGCATGGCGAAGACGGCGCGTGATGAAGGTTTCTCGGAATTGGCCGAGTGGTTCGAGACCTTGGCTAAGGCAGAACGGTCCCATGCCAATCGGTTTACCAAGGGTCTTGATAGTTTGAAACAAGGCTAA
- a CDS encoding Fur family transcriptional regulator — MMKVHPQEIEARFRRHAVRVTRQRAAIYAALAETTSHPSAEDLYRTVKRQQPLMSRNTVYYTLGVLRQAGLVREVNVGHHVARFDGNVTAHHHLICLGCSRIMDVMDEGLNQLALSHRQARGFQVLGHRVEFRGYCAECQHAQENVMKRRE; from the coding sequence ATGATGAAGGTGCATCCCCAGGAAATTGAGGCGCGTTTTCGTCGGCACGCGGTGCGTGTGACTCGACAGCGGGCGGCCATATATGCGGCTTTGGCGGAAACGACCAGTCATCCGAGCGCCGAGGACCTCTATCGAACGGTGAAGCGCCAACAGCCGTTGATGTCGCGCAATACCGTGTACTACACGCTGGGGGTGTTGCGCCAAGCTGGATTGGTGCGGGAAGTGAACGTGGGCCATCATGTGGCGCGGTTCGACGGCAATGTCACCGCGCACCATCACCTCATCTGTTTGGGGTGCAGTCGAATTATGGATGTGATGGATGAGGGGTTGAATCAGTTGGCCCTCTCGCATCGGCAGGCGCGGGGATTTCAGGTGCTCGGGCATCGGGTTGAGTTTCGCGGATATTGTGCGGAGTGCCAGCACGCGCAAGAGAACGTGATGAAGCGTCGCGAGTAG
- the rfbC gene encoding dTDP-4-dehydrorhamnose 3,5-epimerase has product MQITPTPLQGLFQIEPDVFGDARGKFVEIFRESRYDAAGIDKPFVQDNFSWSVRGTLRGLHYQLTRPQGKLVMVVKGTVYDVAVDIRQGSPTFGQWYGVELSESNMRQLYIPPGFAHGFCVLSEEAGFLYKCTEVYSPPDERGILWNDPALAIDWPITTPLLSAKDQAYKYLADMMTELPSYVSR; this is encoded by the coding sequence TTGCAGATTACGCCTACGCCGCTTCAGGGTCTTTTTCAGATCGAACCCGATGTCTTCGGAGATGCCCGAGGAAAGTTCGTCGAGATCTTTCGTGAATCACGATACGACGCGGCTGGAATCGACAAACCCTTCGTGCAGGATAATTTTTCCTGGTCCGTTCGCGGCACGCTGCGCGGACTTCACTATCAGTTGACCCGGCCTCAAGGGAAATTGGTCATGGTCGTCAAGGGAACGGTCTATGATGTGGCCGTCGACATTCGACAAGGATCACCGACATTTGGGCAATGGTATGGGGTAGAGCTGTCCGAGAGTAACATGCGGCAGTTGTATATTCCTCCCGGTTTTGCCCATGGTTTTTGTGTGCTGAGTGAAGAAGCCGGATTTCTGTATAAGTGTACAGAGGTGTATTCGCCGCCGGACGAGCGCGGCATTCTCTGGAATGATCCGGCTCTGGCGATTGACTGGCCGATCACGACGCCGCTGTTGTCGGCGAAGGATCAAGCCTACAAGTATTTGGCCGACATGATGACGGAATTGCCTTCGTACGTCAGCCGCTAG